One region of Streptomyces davaonensis JCM 4913 genomic DNA includes:
- a CDS encoding MFS transporter translates to MTTSEDRVPGGTAVGAAPLANPKRWTALVFICLAQLMVVLDITIVNIALPEMQADLGFSNENRQWVVTSYTLAFGSLLLLGGRIADYTGRKRAFLIALAGFAIASCLGGAAPNIEMLLTARALQGVFGALLAPTALSLISVNFTDQKERAKAFSIFGSIVASGAVIGLLLGGFLTEYLDWTWCMYVNAPIAVIAAFGVMYLGPEQRAAVRARFDIPGVLLVTSGLVAIVYACSEAESEGWGSGLVLGLFVTGAVLLAAFLAVEARSSHPLVPLRVIADRTRGSAYLAMAVGMVAMLGALFFLTFYLQLVKGYSPVETGLAFLPMPVGVGMFAGGISPKILPKVPPRAIMVPGMLIAASALFWLAMLDADSSYWGMVMPALYVLGVGMGLLIAPAVNYGTYKVADEDAGVASGSVNTAQQIGGSIGTALLSTLAADAAAEYFADHAAGAKSPELLQKAAMVEGFTTAFTWAGAIMACGAVVLAALMNTPKPSPGEAQGSPMAHLG, encoded by the coding sequence ATGACCACATCCGAAGACCGGGTCCCCGGCGGTACCGCCGTCGGAGCGGCCCCGTTAGCGAACCCCAAGCGCTGGACGGCCCTCGTCTTCATCTGTCTGGCCCAGCTCATGGTGGTTCTCGACATCACGATCGTGAACATCGCGCTGCCGGAGATGCAGGCCGACCTCGGCTTCTCGAACGAGAACCGGCAGTGGGTCGTCACCTCGTACACACTGGCCTTCGGCAGCCTTCTGCTGCTCGGCGGCCGGATCGCCGACTACACGGGTCGTAAGCGAGCTTTCCTGATCGCCCTGGCGGGCTTCGCGATCGCTTCCTGCCTGGGTGGTGCGGCCCCCAACATCGAGATGCTGCTGACCGCGCGTGCTCTCCAGGGTGTCTTCGGCGCCCTGCTGGCCCCCACCGCGCTGTCCCTGATCTCGGTGAACTTCACCGACCAGAAGGAACGGGCGAAGGCCTTCAGTATCTTCGGCAGCATCGTCGCCAGCGGTGCCGTCATCGGTCTGCTGCTCGGTGGCTTCCTCACCGAGTACCTGGACTGGACCTGGTGCATGTATGTCAACGCGCCGATCGCCGTCATCGCCGCGTTCGGTGTGATGTACCTCGGTCCGGAGCAGCGCGCCGCGGTGCGTGCCCGCTTCGACATCCCGGGCGTCCTGCTGGTCACCTCCGGCCTGGTCGCCATCGTGTACGCGTGCAGCGAGGCGGAGTCCGAGGGCTGGGGCTCCGGCCTGGTGCTCGGCCTCTTCGTGACCGGCGCGGTGCTGCTGGCCGCGTTCCTCGCTGTGGAGGCCCGCTCCAGCCACCCGCTGGTGCCCCTCCGGGTGATCGCCGACCGTACCCGGGGCAGCGCCTACCTCGCCATGGCGGTCGGCATGGTCGCCATGCTCGGCGCGCTGTTCTTCCTGACCTTCTACCTCCAGTTGGTCAAGGGGTACTCGCCGGTCGAGACCGGTCTGGCCTTCCTGCCGATGCCGGTCGGCGTGGGCATGTTCGCCGGCGGCATCTCGCCCAAGATCCTCCCCAAGGTCCCGCCGCGCGCCATCATGGTGCCCGGCATGCTCATCGCGGCCAGCGCACTGTTCTGGCTGGCGATGCTGGACGCGGACTCCTCCTACTGGGGCATGGTCATGCCCGCCCTGTACGTCCTGGGCGTGGGCATGGGCCTGCTCATCGCGCCGGCCGTCAACTACGGCACCTACAAGGTCGCCGACGAGGACGCCGGTGTCGCCTCGGGCAGCGTCAACACCGCCCAGCAGATCGGCGGTTCGATCGGTACGGCGCTGCTGAGCACGCTGGCCGCGGACGCGGCGGCCGAGTACTTCGCCGACCATGCGGCCGGGGCCAAGAGCCCCGAGCTGCTTCAGAAGGCGGCGATGGTGGAGGGCTTCACCACCGCCTTCACCTGGGCCGGCGCGATCATGGCCTGCGGTGCGGTGGTTCTGGCCGCGCTGATGAACACGCCGAAGCCTTCGCCGGGGGAGGCCCAAGGGTCTCCGATGGCGCACCTCGGCTGA